In Pseudomonas lalkuanensis, the following are encoded in one genomic region:
- a CDS encoding CidA/LrgA family protein: protein MNRSRLLRIARLAAELVALVGLYALGCKLAAVLGWPIPGGVIGLGLLLAAFASGWVKPAALQLGAGLLMAEMLLFFIPALMSLLDYGALLRQDGLRILLVIGASTLLVMLATALTVEAVCRWRMRHEH, encoded by the coding sequence ATGAACCGTTCCCGCCTGCTCCGTATCGCTCGTCTCGCTGCCGAACTCGTTGCCCTTGTCGGCCTTTATGCCCTGGGCTGCAAGCTCGCGGCCGTGCTGGGCTGGCCGATTCCCGGTGGCGTGATCGGCCTTGGCCTGCTGCTGGCGGCCTTCGCCAGCGGCTGGGTGAAACCGGCGGCGCTGCAACTGGGCGCCGGCCTGCTGATGGCCGAGATGCTGCTGTTCTTCATTCCGGCGTTGATGAGCCTTTTGGACTACGGCGCGCTGCTGCGTCAGGACGGATTGCGCATCCTGCTGGTGATCGGCGCCAGCACCCTGCTGGTGATGCTGGCCACCGCGCTGACTGTTGAAGCCGTTTGCCGCTGGAGGATGCGCCATGAACATTGA
- a CDS encoding LrgB family protein, whose translation MNIEPMSWFWLALTLAGYLASRWMYRRTGRYLLSPLIFVPALLLAIAVPLHTAYAEYAGATHWLMLLLGPATVAFAVPIWQQRTLLARHWPALMLGMLAGSGVAIASSWCLGNALALEPQVSLSLVPRSITTPFAMPLAQDLGGVPELTAVFVMLTGVFGAVAGGLLIRWLPLKSALARGALFGVGAHGAGVSRAREVGREEGTVAGLVMVLMGLLNLFAAPLVAALI comes from the coding sequence ATGAACATTGAGCCCATGTCCTGGTTCTGGCTGGCCCTGACACTGGCCGGCTACCTGGCCAGCCGCTGGATGTACCGGCGCACCGGACGCTACCTGCTGTCGCCGCTGATCTTCGTGCCGGCATTGCTGCTGGCGATTGCGGTGCCGCTGCATACCGCCTATGCCGAATACGCCGGCGCCACTCACTGGCTGATGCTGCTGCTGGGCCCGGCTACCGTGGCCTTCGCCGTGCCCATCTGGCAGCAGCGTACCTTGCTCGCCCGCCATTGGCCGGCACTGATGCTGGGCATGCTGGCCGGCAGTGGCGTGGCCATCGCCAGCTCCTGGTGCCTGGGCAATGCGCTGGCGCTGGAGCCCCAGGTGAGCCTGTCGTTGGTGCCGCGCTCCATCACCACGCCCTTCGCCATGCCGCTTGCCCAGGACCTCGGCGGCGTTCCGGAACTGACGGCCGTCTTCGTCATGCTCACCGGCGTATTCGGCGCTGTCGCCGGCGGCCTGCTGATCCGCTGGCTGCCGCTGAAGAGCGCCCTGGCCCGTGGCGCGCTGTTTGGTGTCGGCGCCCACGGCGCGGGGGTCAGCCGGGCCCGGGAAGTGGGCCGCGAAGAGGGCACGGTGGCCGGTCTGGTGATGGTGCTGATGGGCTTGCTCAACCTCTTCGCCGCACCCCTGGTCGCCGCGCTGATCTGA